The Arctopsyche grandis isolate Sample6627 chromosome 10, ASM5162203v2, whole genome shotgun sequence genome window below encodes:
- the LOC143917993 gene encoding uncharacterized protein LOC143917993: MMNETVTLPTEDAVAAIEEFIQKNGLKDVVLRISAGSEKGDNYIGEMHKIEIASKHDKCVLHNLIVKTTSDKGKSEVLKLDDLYNREAYLYNVVLPTFKKFQKEHKVPTEEQFDFVKCYKADQNLVLMEDMCARGYRMHDRYYPYDSDHLELALMNLARYHSISFAMKKLDPETYKKLAKSVDKSVLYDKYFDPIIERSLFEATTVMDDASKAEKLLSFSKNGVEKFHKYIASKSATPYDVICHGDCWTNNIMFKYENGKPVDMKFIDWQIARACSPVTDLSYMIYLSTDAPMRAKYNSGLFNVYYDTIGKQLTYFGCNIEECYPRAIFDDHLKEFLPYGLLMSTMVIPIMLCNKGTELDVVEMCKVDTSTAKTTQYTKKIKDRLNGVVDDFIKLKLI; encoded by the exons ATGATGAACGAGACAGTGACTTTGCCGACTGAAGATGCCGTAGCTGCAATTGAAGAGTTCATACAAAAGAACGGCTTGAAGGATGTAGTCCTACGTATAAGTGCAGGATCAGAAAAAGGTGACAATTACATTGGCGAGATGCACAAAATCGAAATAGCATCCAAACACGACAAATGTGTCCTGCACAATTTAATCGTAAAAACGACTTCAGACAAAGGCAAATCTGAAGTGCTGAAATTGGATGATTTGTACAACAGAGAGGCCTATCTTTACAATGTGGTTTTGCCTACttttaaaaagtttcaaaagGAACACAAGGTACCTACTGAGGAACAATTCGACTTCGTAAAATGCTACAAGGCGGACCAAAATCTGGTCTTGATGGAGGATATGTGCGCGAGAGGATATCGGATGCACGACCGGTACTATCCGTACGATTCGGACCATTTGGAGTTGGCGTTGATGAACCTAGCTCGATATCATTCGATTTCGTTTGCAATGAAGAAGCTCGACCCGGAAACGTATAAGAAATTGGCCAAGTCGGTGGACAAGTCAGTACTATACGATAAGTATTTCGATCCCATAATAGAACGATCCCTATTTGAAGCAACTACTGTGATGGACGATGCATCCAAAGCGGAGAAGTTGCTTTCATTCTCGAAGAACGGAGTGGAGAAATTCCACAAATACATAGCTTCAAAAAGTGCCACGCCCTATGATGTTATTTGCCATGGCGATTGCTGGACTAATAACATTATGTTTAAATATGag AATGGAAAACcggtagatatgaaatttattgaTTGGCAGATTGCAAGAGCTTGCTCGCCCGTTACAGATTTATcctatatgatttatttaagcaCAGACGCGCCTATGAGAGCAAAATACAACAGTGGACTATTCAATGTATACTATGACACAATCGGCAAGCAGTTAACTTATTTCGGTTGTAACATTGAAGAATGTTACCCGCGGGCAATTTTCGACGAtcatttaaaagaatttttgcCTTATGGACTGTTGATGAGCACAATGGTCATTCCGATAATGCTATGTAATAAAGGAACCGAATTGGATGTGGTTGAAATGTGCAAAGTTGACACAAGTACTGCAAAAACAACACAGTATACCAAAAAGATTAAGGATAGGTTGAACGGCGTCGTTgatgattttataaaattaaaactaatttGA